A window from Solanum stenotomum isolate F172 chromosome 7, ASM1918654v1, whole genome shotgun sequence encodes these proteins:
- the LOC125870050 gene encoding F-box protein At4g00893-like: protein MEDALWSCIPSDLVGLISSRLIAGEYFTFRAVCKRWRYAPMIPPPRPCQPEKSPCLITLRGNTGIVEFFHPVYNVVTTTSIPNLKLRGSRIRSSKANWLLMSHGNRGMFFFNPISNDIIELPYLQQENENSFSSWTFSCPPDSLSSACFVVGFQYIGNPPIVYIIKVGDNTWTYYNFYDDYDDDYNLFFSSTGCNNPIFFNNNAIYVLGDKGNLGILTINENSIPSWEFYGSSFRSRKQKSIRQVYTVEDVDNEGMLAVFLSHHEGDVVEVWKYKMNGKVLERERITSLDDNKTLFVSYGGSYLKTCVAPGLGNKIYFPMFHKNNKGWAGFMQVVAMEVRMGCEEYPYSVTSPDLRDIFHSLRFRGFLWRSER, encoded by the exons ATGGAGGATGCATTGTGGTCTTGTATTCCATCGGACCTAGTAGGATTAATATCATCACGTCTGATTGCTGGAGAATACTTTACTTTTCGTGCAGTTTGTAAAAGATGGCGCTACGCACCCATGATACCTCCACCTCGTCCTTGTCAACCAGAAAAATCGCCTTGTTTGATCACCTTGCGTGGAAATACTGGAATTGTAGAATTCTTTCATCCCGTGTACAATGTTGTGACGACTACGTCTATCCCGAACTTGAAATTAAGGGGTTCCCGAATTCGAAGTTCAAAAGCTAATTGGTTACTAATGAGTCATGGTAACCGCggcatgtttttttttaatcctatTAGTAATGACATAATTGAACTCCCTTATCTACAACAAGAGAATGAGAATTCTTTCTCTTCTTGGACTTTTTCATGCCCTCCCGACTCATTGTCATCTGCTTGCTTTGTTGTTGGTTTTCAGTATATTGGTAATCCCCCAATAGTATACATCATCAAGGTTGGAGACAATACATGGACATATTATAACTTCTACGATGACTATGACGATGACTATAACCTATTTTTTAGTTCAACCGGATGTAATAATCCCATATTTTTCAACAACAATGCTATCTACGTACTGGGAGATAAAGGAAATTTGGGAATACTAACCATCAACGAAAACTCAATTCCTAGTTGGGAATTTTATGGGAGTTCCTTTAGGAGTCGAAAACAAAAGTCAATCCGACAAGTTTACACGGTAGAAGATGTCGACAATGAAGGAATGTTAGCTGTTTTTCTATCTCACCATGAAGGGGATGTAGTAGAGGTTTGGAAGTACAAAATGAATGGAAAAGTGTTGGAGAGGGAAAGAATAACAAGTTTAGACGATAATAAAACATTGTTTGTGAGCTATGGAGGATCATATTTGAAAACATGTGTTGCACCTGGCCTAGGAAACAAGATATATTTTCCAATGTTTCACAAGAACAACAAAG gttgggctggttttatgcaggttgtagctATGGAGGTTAGGATGGGGTGtgaggagtacccgtattct gttacgagcccggATCTTCGTGATATCTTCCATTCTCTTCGTTTCCGAGGCTTTCTGTGGAGATCTGAGAGGTag